The Streptomyces sp. RKAG293 genome includes a region encoding these proteins:
- a CDS encoding NADH-quinone oxidoreductase subunit M translates to MNDTALQYVLAGIVVLPLLGAVGALLPAPPGLRGRDPDQAVLRHGVTVTGAVLILAIVLAAGFDHDHPATMQASTDLTWIPALNIHIHLGVDGISLPLLVLTALLTFLCALYSYFKMPAGPSPKAFVALLLVLEAGTLSTFAVLDLMLFFLAFETVLIPMYFLIARWGGAGREAASLRFILYTLLGSVIMLLGLLLIGLKAGTFDMVALATDNGSSLSHSTQLLAVLAIGIGFAIKAPMWPLHSWLPDAHTAAPTVGSVLLAGVMLKMGTYGFVRIALPVAPDGMHTFAPYLAAFAVVGIVYGSLACLALARKGAGGDLKRLIAYSSVGHMGFVLLGIATLTPTGVNGALFANVAHGLITGLLFFLVGAIKDRYGTSDLDRLTGENGAALYGRAPRLGGLLAFAAVASLGLPGLAGFWGEMLAMFGAFKPADGLSRPTYLVFTAVAAFGTLLTAAYLLAVVRRVCMGDKGTAESGQPVLSDVHGYEFAAWTPLAALTVLAGLWPAALLGLTDPAVRSLLGGS, encoded by the coding sequence GTGAACGACACCGCCCTCCAGTACGTGCTCGCAGGCATCGTCGTCCTGCCCCTGCTCGGCGCCGTCGGAGCCCTGCTCCCCGCACCGCCCGGCCTCCGGGGGCGTGACCCGGACCAGGCCGTGCTCCGCCACGGCGTCACGGTCACCGGCGCCGTACTGATCCTGGCGATCGTCCTCGCGGCCGGCTTCGACCACGACCACCCGGCGACGATGCAGGCCAGCACCGACCTCACGTGGATCCCCGCCCTCAACATCCACATCCATCTCGGCGTCGACGGCATCTCGCTCCCCCTCCTCGTCCTGACCGCGCTGCTGACCTTCCTCTGCGCGCTCTACAGCTACTTCAAGATGCCCGCGGGCCCGTCCCCCAAGGCCTTCGTCGCCCTGCTCCTCGTCCTCGAAGCGGGCACCCTCAGCACCTTCGCCGTGCTGGACCTGATGCTCTTCTTCCTGGCCTTCGAGACCGTCCTCATCCCGATGTACTTCCTCATCGCGCGCTGGGGCGGCGCCGGCCGCGAGGCGGCCTCGCTGCGCTTCATCCTCTACACCCTCCTCGGCTCCGTGATCATGCTGCTCGGCCTGCTGCTCATCGGGCTGAAAGCGGGCACATTCGACATGGTGGCACTCGCCACTGACAACGGGTCGTCGCTCAGTCACTCCACGCAGTTGCTCGCGGTCCTCGCCATCGGTATCGGCTTCGCGATCAAGGCCCCGATGTGGCCGCTGCACAGCTGGCTCCCGGACGCCCACACCGCCGCGCCCACCGTCGGCTCCGTGCTGCTGGCCGGCGTGATGCTCAAGATGGGCACCTACGGATTCGTCCGTATCGCGCTGCCCGTCGCCCCGGACGGCATGCACACCTTCGCGCCCTACCTGGCCGCGTTCGCCGTCGTCGGCATCGTCTACGGGTCCCTCGCCTGTCTCGCGCTGGCCCGCAAGGGAGCCGGCGGCGACCTGAAGCGCCTCATCGCGTACTCCTCCGTCGGCCACATGGGCTTCGTGCTGCTCGGCATCGCGACCCTCACCCCCACCGGTGTGAACGGCGCGCTCTTCGCGAACGTCGCCCACGGCCTCATCACCGGCCTGCTGTTCTTCCTGGTCGGCGCCATCAAGGACCGCTACGGAACGAGCGACCTCGACCGCCTCACCGGGGAGAACGGCGCGGCCCTGTACGGCAGGGCCCCCCGCCTCGGCGGTCTGCTCGCCTTCGCCGCCGTCGCCTCCCTCGGCCTGCCGGGGCTGGCCGGCTTCTGGGGCGAGATGCTCGCCATGTTCGGCGCCTTCAAACCCGCCGACGGGCTCAGCCGCCCCACCTACCTGGTGTTCACGGCGGTCGCCGCGTTCGGCACCCTGCTCACCGCCGCGTACCTGCTGGCCGTCGTGCGCCGCGTCTGCATGGGGGACAAGGGCACCGCGGAGTCCGGGCAGCCGGTGCTGTCCGACGTCCACGGCTACGAGTTCGCCGCCTGGACCCCGCTCGCCGCCCTCACCGTCCTCGCCGGCCTGTGGCCCGCGGCCCTCCTCGGCCTCACCGACCCGGCCGTGCGCTCGCTCCTCGGAGGCAGCTGA
- a CDS encoding NADH-quinone oxidoreductase subunit N, with the protein MSIPVTGSHAASSHGTGTLAADAVGSLVQSVDWIAIAPAAIPAAVALVVLVTDLFLPKEKKALLGWVTIAGLALAGLALGPLRAGHRKTFCLTTDAGDCSYAADHFTVVIQLLVLGGALLTALLSMHDMEKYPAGEYWFLLLSSAAGAALLPASRDLATLVVALEVTTLPAFALVGIKRGDRLSSEAALKFFLSSVAATAVTLLGVSFVYAATGTLHLASIADGLGDVQPQLATLAKVGAVLTLVGFAFKLAAAPFHFWVPDTYVGAPLPIAAYLSVVGKAAGFSGLILITVIAFEPYADVWGPVVAVLAALTMTVGNVAALRQRAGYAHSAVRLLAWSSIGQAGYLLVPIAAAAYSDDPEHQIGTTVAYALMYAAVNLGAFAVAALVARTAPANRLTDYRGLYASRPLTALALAFFLLCLAGLPPGVIGLFAKVAVFSSIVGTGPVWLAVVMAVNVVIALVYYLRWTALLFAKPEAGPATDTGAAEGTATVSGTVAGAVAGAVAVGLPATRAPAPLTAAIALTAIAGIVLSGVPQLVLRYASGALL; encoded by the coding sequence ATGAGCATCCCCGTCACCGGCTCCCATGCCGCCTCCTCCCATGGAACCGGAACGCTCGCGGCGGACGCGGTCGGCTCCCTCGTGCAGTCCGTGGACTGGATCGCCATCGCCCCGGCGGCGATCCCCGCGGCCGTCGCGCTCGTCGTCCTGGTCACCGACCTCTTCCTCCCCAAGGAGAAGAAGGCCCTGCTGGGCTGGGTCACCATCGCCGGCCTCGCGCTGGCCGGGCTGGCCCTGGGCCCGCTGCGGGCCGGCCACCGCAAGACGTTCTGCCTCACCACCGACGCCGGTGACTGCTCCTACGCGGCCGACCACTTCACCGTCGTCATCCAACTCCTCGTCCTCGGCGGCGCGTTGCTGACGGCGCTGCTCTCGATGCACGACATGGAGAAGTACCCGGCCGGCGAGTACTGGTTCCTGCTGCTGTCCTCGGCCGCCGGAGCCGCGCTGCTGCCCGCCTCCCGGGACCTGGCGACCCTGGTCGTCGCCCTCGAGGTCACGACGCTGCCCGCCTTCGCGCTCGTCGGCATCAAACGCGGCGACCGGCTCTCCTCCGAGGCCGCGCTGAAGTTCTTCCTCTCCTCCGTGGCGGCGACCGCCGTCACCCTGCTCGGCGTCAGCTTCGTGTACGCCGCCACCGGCACCCTCCACCTGGCGTCCATCGCGGACGGGCTCGGCGACGTACAGCCGCAACTCGCGACGCTCGCCAAGGTCGGTGCGGTCCTCACCCTCGTGGGCTTCGCCTTCAAGCTCGCCGCCGCGCCCTTCCACTTCTGGGTACCCGACACCTACGTGGGCGCGCCGCTGCCGATCGCCGCGTACCTCTCCGTCGTCGGAAAGGCCGCGGGCTTCTCCGGCCTCATCCTCATCACCGTGATCGCGTTCGAGCCGTACGCCGACGTCTGGGGCCCGGTCGTCGCCGTACTGGCCGCCCTGACGATGACGGTCGGCAACGTCGCCGCGCTGCGCCAGCGCGCCGGGTACGCGCACAGCGCGGTCCGGCTGCTGGCCTGGTCCTCCATCGGCCAGGCGGGCTACCTCCTGGTGCCGATCGCGGCCGCCGCGTACTCCGACGACCCGGAGCACCAGATCGGCACCACCGTGGCGTACGCCCTGATGTACGCGGCCGTGAACCTCGGCGCCTTCGCGGTGGCCGCCCTCGTCGCCCGAACGGCCCCCGCCAACCGCCTGACCGACTACCGGGGGCTCTACGCGAGCCGCCCGCTGACGGCCCTCGCGCTGGCGTTCTTCCTGCTCTGCCTGGCCGGGCTGCCGCCGGGCGTCATCGGGCTCTTCGCCAAGGTGGCGGTCTTCTCGTCGATCGTCGGTACGGGACCGGTCTGGCTGGCCGTCGTCATGGCCGTCAACGTGGTCATCGCGCTCGTCTACTACCTGCGCTGGACCGCGCTCCTGTTCGCGAAGCCGGAGGCCGGGCCGGCGACGGACACCGGCGCCGCGGAAGGCACCGCAACGGTCTCCGGAACGGTCGCCGGTGCGGTTGCCGGTGCGGTCGCCGTGGGATTGCCCGCCACCAGGGCGCCCGCCCCGCTCACCGCCGCCATCGCCCTCACCGCGATCGCCGGGATCGTGCTCTCCGGCGTCCCCCAGCTGGTCCTCCGCTACGCCTCGGGGGCGCTGCTCTGA
- a CDS encoding YccF domain-containing protein, with amino-acid sequence MKTILNIIWLVLCGIWMAMAYAIAGLICCILIITFPWGVASFRIANYALWPFGRTTVERHDAGAGSLIGNIIWIVFAGWWLALGHIVTGIALCLTIIGIPFGIANFKMIPLSLVPLGREIVPTDRPFATR; translated from the coding sequence ATGAAGACGATCCTGAACATCATCTGGCTCGTGCTCTGCGGCATCTGGATGGCGATGGCCTATGCCATCGCCGGCCTGATCTGCTGCATCCTCATCATCACGTTCCCGTGGGGCGTGGCCTCCTTCCGGATCGCCAACTACGCCCTGTGGCCCTTCGGCCGCACCACCGTCGAACGGCACGACGCGGGCGCGGGCTCCCTCATCGGCAACATCATCTGGATCGTCTTCGCCGGCTGGTGGCTGGCGCTGGGCCACATCGTGACCGGGATCGCCCTGTGCCTGACGATCATCGGCATCCCGTTCGGCATCGCGAACTTCAAGATGATCCCGCTCTCGCTGGTGCCGCTCGGCCGGGAGATCGTCCCGACCGACCGGCCGTTCGCCACGCGCTGA
- a CDS encoding phytanoyl-CoA dioxygenase family protein: METSTGTSTETRSLLSSVQMAHFVAHGSLRMDAVVPEEMNERAMGVLAAGIPEVPYGTPLEEAYERGSFARDLVELPVVAGALRSLVGPGPAVDHHAVHIRRPRDGQAQPLHADAIIDVRPDAFDVQLMYYPQAVTLEMGGTLSVPGSHLRRTNESDTGRYQNLRGQTRLVCPAGTVVFLHHGIWHGGRRNDSDVPRYMFKIRFNPVVRQLRLWDTGDLADPAVAAELGTRFPWYEAAAARLEFHNRIKLWRALTGDSTYDLDHWMTRVANRPQRVVPAYPRSEA, translated from the coding sequence ATGGAAACCAGCACTGGGACCAGCACGGAGACCAGGAGCCTGTTGAGCTCCGTCCAGATGGCGCACTTCGTGGCGCACGGCTCGCTGCGCATGGACGCGGTCGTACCGGAGGAGATGAACGAGCGGGCGATGGGCGTCCTGGCGGCCGGGATACCGGAGGTGCCGTACGGGACGCCGCTGGAGGAGGCGTACGAGCGGGGGTCCTTCGCCCGCGACCTCGTCGAACTCCCGGTGGTGGCGGGAGCGTTGCGCAGCCTCGTGGGCCCCGGGCCGGCCGTCGACCATCACGCGGTGCACATCCGCCGGCCCCGGGACGGGCAGGCGCAGCCGCTGCACGCCGACGCGATCATCGACGTACGGCCGGACGCGTTCGACGTACAGCTCATGTACTACCCGCAGGCGGTGACGCTGGAGATGGGCGGCACGCTGAGCGTGCCCGGCAGCCATCTGCGGCGTACGAACGAGAGCGACACCGGCCGGTACCAGAACCTGCGCGGGCAGACCCGGCTGGTGTGCCCGGCCGGGACCGTGGTGTTCCTGCACCACGGGATCTGGCACGGCGGCCGGCGCAACGACAGCGACGTCCCGCGCTACATGTTCAAGATCCGGTTCAATCCGGTGGTGCGGCAGCTGCGGCTGTGGGACACCGGCGATCTCGCCGACCCGGCGGTCGCCGCCGAGCTGGGCACGCGCTTCCCCTGGTACGAAGCGGCCGCCGCCCGGCTGGAGTTCCACAACCGGATCAAGCTGTGGCGGGCGCTGACCGGCGACAGCACGTACGACCTGGACCACTGGATGACGCGCGTCGCCAACCGGCCGCAGCGCGTCGTCCCCGCATACCCGAGGAGCGAGGCATGA
- a CDS encoding AraC family transcriptional regulator has translation MDAVALHLDEPPRVVNLGVGVHGPAGHTDVFRLPDLWQLHLYRYTADLTVDGTPHAIRPGRVSLVPPGATVRYRYRGRSEHLYAHLRIPEAGEPRSVPVIQDAGAQLPMLSALMLQAVAAQPGSPARTAAEIWAVLWRVAHLTAPAASDGPHPAVAAAIAHIESHLADPLTVPGIARAAGVSHNHLTRLFRAATGDTVVTYIRRRRLERARHLLVESTLSIPAVATSVGIADLQAFNKACRRELGASPRAVRQGPPGHGGSGTR, from the coding sequence ATGGATGCCGTCGCCCTCCACCTCGACGAGCCACCCCGGGTGGTGAACCTCGGAGTCGGTGTCCACGGCCCCGCCGGCCACACCGATGTCTTCCGGCTCCCGGACCTGTGGCAACTGCACCTCTACCGCTACACGGCAGACCTCACCGTCGACGGCACCCCGCACGCCATCCGGCCCGGCCGCGTCAGCCTCGTCCCGCCCGGGGCGACCGTCAGATACCGCTACCGCGGCCGTTCCGAACACCTCTACGCCCATCTGCGCATCCCGGAGGCGGGCGAGCCCCGCAGCGTCCCCGTCATCCAGGACGCGGGCGCACAACTGCCCATGCTCTCCGCCCTGATGCTGCAGGCGGTGGCCGCCCAGCCCGGCAGCCCCGCCAGGACGGCGGCCGAGATATGGGCCGTCCTGTGGCGCGTCGCCCACCTCACGGCCCCCGCCGCGTCCGACGGCCCGCACCCCGCCGTGGCCGCCGCCATCGCGCACATCGAGTCGCACCTCGCCGACCCGCTGACGGTCCCCGGCATCGCCCGCGCGGCGGGCGTCTCGCACAACCACCTCACCCGGCTGTTCCGCGCCGCGACCGGCGACACCGTCGTCACCTACATCCGGCGCCGCCGCCTGGAACGCGCCCGGCATCTGCTCGTCGAGTCGACGCTCTCCATCCCGGCCGTCGCCACCTCGGTCGGCATCGCGGACCTCCAGGCCTTCAACAAGGCCTGCCGCCGCGAACTCGGCGCCTCCCCACGCGCCGTCCGGCAGGGCCCGCCGGGGCACGGCGGCTCCGGAACGCGGTGA
- a CDS encoding YajQ family cyclic di-GMP-binding protein, translating into MADSSFDIVSKVERQEVDNALNQAAKEISQRYDFKNVGASIDWSGEKILMQANSEERVKAILDVFETKLVKRGISLKSLDAGEPQLSGKEYKIFASIEEGISQDNAKKVAKIIRDEGPKGIKAQVQGDELRVSSKSRDDLQAVQALLKGKDFDFALQYVNYR; encoded by the coding sequence ATGGCCGACTCCAGTTTCGACATCGTCTCCAAGGTCGAGCGGCAGGAGGTCGACAACGCCCTCAACCAGGCCGCGAAGGAAATCTCGCAGCGCTACGACTTCAAGAACGTCGGGGCCTCGATCGACTGGTCGGGCGAGAAGATTCTGATGCAGGCGAACTCGGAGGAGCGCGTCAAGGCGATCCTCGACGTTTTCGAGACCAAGCTGGTCAAGCGGGGAATCTCGCTCAAGTCGCTGGACGCCGGTGAGCCGCAGCTCTCCGGCAAGGAGTACAAGATCTTCGCCTCGATCGAGGAGGGGATTTCGCAGGACAACGCCAAGAAGGTCGCGAAGATCATCCGTGATGAGGGCCCGAAGGGCATCAAGGCGCAGGTCCAGGGCGACGAGCTGCGGGTCAGCTCGAAGAGCCGGGACGATCTGCAGGCCGTTCAGGCGCTGCTGAAGGGCAAGGACTTCGACTTCGCGCTGCAGTACGTGAACTACCGCTGA
- a CDS encoding SDR family oxidoreductase encodes MRIVIAGGHGKIALRLERLLAARGDDVAGIIRKPEQADDLRAAGAEPIVCDLESATVDEVAAALRGADAAVFAAGAGPGSGPERKHSVDHAAAVLFADAAERAGARRYIIVSSMGAGAEPAPGTDPVFAEYLRAKTAADVDLSARENLDWTILRPGALTDDPGTGRVQLAARTGRGPIPRDDVAAVLAELLDTPSTAGLTLEVISGPTPVPVAVKDISGN; translated from the coding sequence ATGCGCATTGTGATCGCAGGTGGACATGGAAAGATCGCGTTGCGGCTGGAGCGACTGCTCGCCGCCCGCGGAGACGACGTGGCGGGCATCATCCGCAAACCCGAGCAGGCCGACGACCTGCGGGCCGCCGGCGCCGAGCCGATCGTCTGCGACCTGGAGTCGGCCACCGTCGACGAGGTCGCGGCGGCCCTGCGCGGCGCGGACGCGGCCGTCTTCGCGGCGGGCGCGGGACCGGGCAGCGGCCCGGAGCGCAAGCACTCCGTCGACCACGCCGCGGCCGTGCTCTTCGCCGACGCGGCCGAGCGGGCCGGGGCCCGGCGCTACATCATCGTCTCGTCGATGGGCGCGGGAGCCGAGCCGGCCCCCGGCACCGACCCCGTCTTCGCCGAGTACCTGCGCGCCAAGACGGCGGCCGACGTCGACCTGAGCGCCCGCGAGAACCTCGACTGGACGATCCTGCGCCCGGGCGCCCTCACCGACGACCCCGGCACCGGCCGTGTCCAGCTGGCGGCCAGGACCGGCCGCGGCCCCATCCCCCGCGACGACGTGGCCGCCGTCCTCGCCGAACTCCTGGACACCCCGTCCACGGCCGGCCTCACCCTGGAAGTCATCTCGGGCCCCACCCCGGTCCCGGTCGCGGTGAAGGACATCTCCGGCAACTGA
- a CDS encoding amidohydrolase family protein, whose product MTENQRGTAAETTTLLLCGAHLTDGRTVDVRLSGTRIEAVGTAGSLTAAPDHSDADGTRIDLRGYLLLPAPAEPHAHLDGALTADASVASGPPSYEPEDVQRRVTEAALLQLGHGATAIRTHVRIGDIQGLGTLAAVLQARRALRGLVDLHAVAVPRLLTGVAGADGLSALRDALKMGAGVVGGCPDLDPDPSGYAEAVLAVAAEFGLPVDLHTQGDDPARLARLAAMAGGLRPGVVIGPCNGLARLPQAAATRAAGQLSAAGVSVVALPQGGCGALESSRRGAAGLLAPVRELRAAGVRVAAGSGSLRDLANPVGRGDPLEAAFLLTSYGECGAADAYDAVSGQARAVLGLPEIRVEAGFPAELLAVRGERIEGVLSLAYSRIVIHRGRVVSRTSAVREYCDSATTAALDLPRQSRSDGGLA is encoded by the coding sequence ATGACCGAGAACCAGCGCGGCACCGCCGCCGAGACCACCACGCTGCTGCTGTGTGGTGCGCATCTCACCGACGGCCGCACGGTCGACGTGCGGCTGAGCGGCACCCGTATCGAAGCCGTCGGCACCGCCGGCAGTCTCACCGCCGCCCCCGACCACAGCGACGCCGACGGGACCCGCATCGACCTGCGCGGTTACCTGCTGCTGCCGGCACCCGCCGAACCGCACGCCCACCTCGACGGCGCGCTCACCGCCGACGCGAGCGTCGCCTCGGGCCCGCCCTCGTACGAACCCGAGGACGTGCAGCGGCGCGTCACCGAGGCCGCGCTCCTCCAACTCGGCCATGGCGCAACGGCCATCCGCACCCATGTCCGGATCGGCGACATCCAGGGACTCGGCACCCTCGCCGCCGTGCTCCAGGCCCGCCGCGCGCTGCGCGGGCTCGTCGATCTGCACGCCGTCGCCGTCCCCCGTCTCCTCACCGGCGTGGCCGGCGCCGACGGGCTCTCCGCGCTGCGCGACGCGCTCAAGATGGGCGCCGGCGTCGTCGGCGGCTGCCCCGACCTCGACCCGGACCCGAGCGGCTACGCAGAGGCCGTCCTCGCGGTCGCGGCCGAATTCGGCCTCCCCGTGGATCTGCACACGCAGGGTGACGATCCGGCCCGGCTGGCCCGGCTCGCCGCCATGGCCGGCGGGCTGCGCCCCGGCGTCGTCATCGGCCCCTGCAACGGCCTCGCCCGCCTCCCGCAGGCTGCCGCCACCCGCGCCGCGGGCCAGCTCTCCGCGGCCGGCGTCTCCGTGGTGGCCCTGCCGCAGGGCGGCTGCGGCGCGCTGGAGTCCTCCCGGCGCGGCGCGGCGGGGCTGCTCGCCCCGGTACGCGAACTGCGCGCGGCCGGCGTACGCGTCGCGGCGGGCAGCGGCTCACTGCGCGACCTGGCCAACCCCGTCGGACGCGGCGACCCCCTGGAGGCCGCCTTCCTTCTCACCTCCTACGGCGAATGCGGTGCGGCGGACGCCTACGACGCGGTCAGCGGCCAGGCGCGGGCGGTCCTGGGGCTGCCCGAGATCCGGGTGGAGGCGGGCTTCCCCGCCGAACTGCTCGCCGTACGCGGGGAACGGATCGAGGGCGTGCTCTCCCTCGCGTACAGCCGCATCGTCATCCACCGCGGCCGGGTGGTCTCCCGCACCAGCGCCGTCCGCGAGTACTGCGATTCGGCGACCACCGCCGCCCTCGACCTGCCCCGCCAGTCACGGAGCGACGGCGGCCTCGCCTGA
- the rpmG gene encoding 50S ribosomal protein L33 — MAATDVRPKITLACVECKERNYITKKNRRNDPDRLEMKKHCPRCNAHTAHRETR; from the coding sequence GTGGCCGCCACCGACGTCCGCCCGAAGATCACGCTGGCCTGCGTGGAGTGCAAGGAGCGGAACTACATCACCAAGAAGAACCGGCGTAACGACCCGGACCGTCTTGAGATGAAGAAGCACTGCCCGCGCTGCAACGCGCACACCGCGCACCGCGAAACGCGCTAA
- a CDS encoding MaoC family dehydratase N-terminal domain-containing protein: protein MALDQSFVGRSYPPTAPYEVGREKIREFAEAVGDLNPAYTDPDAARALGHPDVIAPPTFAFSITFKAAGMVVQDPELGLDYSRVVHGDQRFVHSRPVRAGDRLTVVSHIDSIKSLAGNDVLSVRGEVHDENGEHVVTAYTMLVARAQEGV from the coding sequence ATGGCACTGGACCAGTCCTTCGTCGGGCGGAGCTATCCGCCCACCGCCCCCTATGAGGTGGGCCGGGAGAAGATTCGCGAGTTCGCCGAAGCGGTGGGCGACCTCAATCCCGCCTACACCGACCCCGACGCCGCCAGGGCGCTCGGGCACCCGGATGTGATCGCGCCGCCGACGTTCGCGTTCTCGATCACGTTCAAGGCGGCCGGCATGGTCGTCCAGGACCCCGAGTTGGGGCTGGACTACAGCCGGGTGGTCCACGGCGACCAGCGGTTCGTCCACTCGCGCCCGGTGCGGGCCGGGGACCGGCTCACGGTCGTCTCGCACATCGACTCGATCAAGTCCCTCGCGGGGAACGACGTCCTGTCGGTCCGCGGTGAGGTGCACGACGAGAACGGTGAGCATGTCGTGACGGCGTACACGATGCTCGTGGCCCGCGCGCAGGAAGGGGTGTGA
- a CDS encoding MaoC family dehydratase, protein MAAKISYDEVEVGTELPAQTFPVSRATLVRYAGASGDFNPIHWNERFAKEVGLPDVIAHGMFTMAAAIRVVTDWVGDPGAVAEYGVRFTKPVVVPDDDKGAVIEVTAKVAIKLDDEARTVRVDLVATAAGQKVLGLSRAVVRLA, encoded by the coding sequence ATGGCAGCGAAGATCTCCTACGACGAGGTCGAGGTCGGCACCGAGCTCCCGGCGCAGACGTTTCCTGTGAGCCGCGCCACCCTCGTGCGGTACGCGGGTGCGTCCGGTGACTTCAACCCGATCCACTGGAACGAGCGGTTCGCGAAGGAGGTCGGACTGCCGGACGTCATCGCGCACGGCATGTTCACGATGGCCGCCGCGATCCGTGTGGTCACCGACTGGGTCGGCGACCCGGGTGCGGTCGCCGAGTACGGCGTGCGGTTCACGAAGCCCGTCGTCGTCCCGGACGACGACAAGGGCGCGGTGATCGAGGTCACGGCCAAGGTCGCGATCAAGCTGGACGACGAGGCCCGCACGGTCCGCGTGGACCTGGTGGCCACCGCCGCCGGCCAGAAGGTGCTGGGCCTGTCCCGCGCCGTCGTCCGACTGGCCTGA
- a CDS encoding TetR/AcrR family transcriptional regulator, whose translation MAKTSMRMSAEDRRESVTRAAMTEFAKGGYFGTSTEAIARRVGVSQPYLFRLFPTKVDLFKAAANRCFDRTISTFEQAAEGLEGEDALAAMGQAYGEMIEEDRDVLLMQMQLYVAAAASGDGDVAELVRRRWLGMWDMVRARTGLDDEWMNKFFSTGMLINTLVSLGIPSDDRCWLGFPFEESTEQAEPTGPSGPTEPAP comes from the coding sequence ATGGCGAAGACGAGCATGCGGATGAGTGCGGAGGACCGGCGTGAGAGCGTCACCCGTGCCGCGATGACCGAGTTCGCCAAGGGCGGCTATTTCGGAACGTCCACAGAAGCGATCGCCCGCCGGGTCGGGGTCTCGCAGCCGTATCTGTTCCGGCTGTTCCCCACCAAGGTGGATCTCTTCAAGGCCGCCGCGAACCGCTGCTTCGACCGCACCATCTCCACCTTCGAGCAGGCCGCGGAGGGCCTGGAGGGGGAGGACGCGCTGGCGGCCATGGGGCAGGCCTACGGCGAGATGATCGAGGAGGACCGTGATGTCCTGCTCATGCAGATGCAGCTCTACGTCGCCGCCGCGGCGTCGGGTGACGGTGACGTGGCCGAGCTGGTCCGCCGCCGGTGGCTCGGCATGTGGGACATGGTGCGCGCCCGTACCGGTCTCGACGACGAGTGGATGAACAAGTTCTTCTCGACCGGGATGCTGATCAACACACTGGTGTCGCTGGGGATCCCCTCGGACGACCGCTGCTGGTTGGGCTTCCCGTTCGAAGAGTCGACGGAGCAGGCGGAGCCGACCGGGCCGAGCGGGCCGACCGAGCCGGCCCCCTGA